The Haliotis asinina isolate JCU_RB_2024 chromosome 16, JCU_Hal_asi_v2, whole genome shotgun sequence DNA segment TCTCCTTGTCGCATCCGGTGTAACCGGAAAGGACATGACaactaagtttgaattgatGCAACACTGGGACAACAACTTCGAGGGCAAGTTCTGCTTTAAACTGACGACGGCCACAGTGGGCTGGGAGATCGACATGACCTTCAGTGCACCAGTGCAAGGCATTCAGGTAGATGCATATACTTGCTTTAGGAAGACTGTACTCCGTGGTACTATATCTATTACGTTGTGGACATGTTGATTACAGACAAAAAACTTAAGAGAAATTTAAATTGGGCAAATATATACCGTTTAAAAAATCGACCGTTCATCTTCCACAATGAcaatatatgtttgtgtgtcttgtCAGCTTTTGTTGGAGATTCCTTTCATAAAGCAACCTTCACTAAAGTTAACCTTAacccccattctttaacattgcactaaagtTACCTAACGTGCCTTAGTGCAATGTTTAAGAATGggagtaaaggttgctttgtgaaaggagccccacttACTATATTTAAGCTTACACTGACTCCAGATTAACAGATTATTTTGTGTCTTGGAACCCCGATAACACATTTACATGGTCATGTATACAATTTCTTTCTTATtacacacatgaatgtcgctttctgattggctaagctctattctattattttcaatgtacaccgcttacaggcgatgcattattttcaatgtacatcgCTGGGAATCCCGAACTCTTCCGGTCCTTCATGGTGGTACTTCTTTGCCTCGAGTACCATTGAATCACCCCCGAaacacggaaattaccgatgttttgcgattgaaaatcgaaggctgtttaccttgtgtcgtctgcaaaatgacGATTCTCCTCGCATTCAAcaaaagtgcttcaaacagttcaaaattaaaactcaggtgttcggtaagataaatacgttgttcgctggtccctcggggccatGGGTCCGcagggcgaggggaacataaacaaacctcgacggtacatgagcccatggccgcCTCGTGACAAGTGAACAGCTTATAATGTTATGTTTCGTAACGCCTAAGATCATCACATGAAGATGATGACCCCACCAAGGTTTCAGATGCTTAATTATTGAACGGTATTATGTTCTCTACACACAGCAATGGGACGGAGATTTCGTTCACGGGACCAGTTCTGGCTGTTCCAGCAAATACGCCATGGTCAACAAGGGGTCAAAGGGCATCCACGCTGCCGGCGAGTCTTTATGCGTGCGCATGATGGGCAAGGTTTGTAGTGGCGGTGCCCCAACCGGAACTGCAATTCTGAAGGATCTCTCAGATGACCACCAGACCCTTCCCAGAATCCCTCACGTTTCAGGTTGGTTCAACTAAACTTCTTATTGGCTAGCTGGTTCTGGGATGTTTTCAGATGAATACTTGACTTGCTTtgacaagtgattttgacatatGGATTATACACATCACAGGGCAGGATACAGATGATTGCATCCTTCCACTGAACTTAGATTTAGCAATGATATCTGatggtttattttcattttccgcAACTAGTAAACGAGATTCACTTTACGCACTCTCatcattgagtgagtgggtttgtttTAGtccacagcactcagcaatattccagctatatggcggctgtctgtaaataatcaggcctggaccagacaatccagtgattaccagcatgaacatcgatctgcgcaattgggaaacgatgacatgtgtgaaccaagtcagtgagcatgactacccgatcccgttagtcgcctcttacgacaagcagaatcaccttttatggcaaacatgggttgctgaaggcctattctaccccggagcTCACGGGCCCTCTCGTTTTGCAGTCACATACTGTTATATATACAAATTACTTTACGAGCCTCAAAAGTGATCCTCTGTCAAAGTACGGGAATGTGAATGGCTCTACTCATTTATAGTCCGTATTTCTGGACACAATTTATTGTTCGGCAGGCAAATCCATGAGCAATGAGTTATTACAAATCAGTTTGATATCGTGCTGTTCGCAGGCGCTGAGCACACCAAGTACAACTACGCCGAAGTGTTGATGAAGTCCATCCTGTTCTACGAAGCGCAACGATCTGGCAAACTTCCGGCGAATAACCGCATCCCGTGGAGAGGTGACTCCGCCCTGGGTGACAAGGGTCAGAACGGGGAGGATCTCACTGGAGGGTGGTATGACGGTGAGTGTCCGCATGTGATCCCTGTAAACCTACCTAGTATCATCTTGTAATCCAAGACACAAAAGAAAATTCCGGGACTATTTCTGAGACACGATAGGTATCAACTAGTACTGTCTAAGTTAAGGACATCGGGCAACTTGAAGTCTAGGGCACGACGATGTTCCTGTGAAATCACAGGAGCTTCGTTGTAGCAGTGACACCTTTCGTATAACACCATGGCTGCCCAGGTGAGGTGATTCCATTTCAGGTTGTGCACATGTCACAATTAAGACAATGTAACGGTGTATGAGCATCCATTTTTTTCGAGGAATTTAATTACGGTTTTAACAAGCTCGAAAGAAACTCTAATTTCATTATATCTGTATCTCTTAGGTATGCGAattttaactaaaacatgtagAAAGGCCGTAACAAAAACAGGTTGTTACATACGTGTTTATTGCAAGCGGGATGTACGGTGTCTAATGCTGCACACGAGATTCAGCTGCCTCGTCTTATTGTAAggacattgaaataaattttttTGTTCGCAGCTGGAGACAACGTTAAGTTCAACTTTCCGATGGCGTGGAGTACCACGGTATTGACATGGAGTTTGCTTATGTGGAAGGACGCCTACGTTAAGTCTGGTCAGCTTGACGTCATGTACCAGAGCATCAAGTGGCCACTGGACTACTTCATCAAGTGCCACACCAAACCCAACGAGCTGTATGTTCAGGTGAGGGTGTCCGGCTGTTTCTTGAGCGTCGCTGGTAAGACCAGTGAAAGACGAGAGACTGAAGCAGACTAGACTTTCAATTATCCGGTCTTTTATTAAGAGTAGGCTGTTTCAGGAACGTTGCTTCACATAAGACGAGTGAAGACTGTGAAATTGGAGCAGAAGAAACCCACAGTTTTCCGGTCTTTTATAAGTGGTTGTCACACACAATTCAATATctgctttttttattttttttttggggggggggggggggaggaggaGGGTTTCTGTATTGAGTTAAGTTCCTGCCAGGGAATTCCAGGTTAGAATGGATCCATGGTTCCAGCAACCTTTCCTGATGGATTGAGAGATTGTTCtatacaacatcaacatcagcatcttCCATTTGTACATGAAAATCCATTTTGACGATCTCCCTCTCATTAAATtcaaatgtgaaacatgaaactacagTTTTGCACTGATGAACTTTTATcaaaatgtaatatgtctattTGAAGATCCAAAGCATTTGTTAATGTATAATATGCTTTTATGTCATTCAAATAGGACATATGTgcaaatatatctgaaacatttaTGTATCATGCTGTGTTTACCGTTGCTGTGACTTCACTTGCGCTAGGTGGGCGATGGCGGTGTTGACCACGGCTCTTGGACCAGCCCAGAGCGCATGACCGGAAAGAGGCCCTCCTTCAAAATAGACGCTTCTAATCCGGGATCTGATATTGCCATGGAAACTGCTGCTGCAATGGCTGCTGGTTCTATTGCCTTCAAGGAAAAAGGAGGTTAGGACACTACAAACGTGCATTTCCATTTATGGATTGTGTTTTTGGTAATAATCTGATCAAATACTGAAAACATTGAGAACTGATCTAATAATAGTGAttctaataataataacaatgagTGACGTGTTAATATGACTGGCGAGTCGGAAGTCCTATACAGACATAAATTTCAAATATAAGC contains these protein-coding regions:
- the LOC137267961 gene encoding endoglucanase E-4-like — encoded protein: MLPLILLLVASGVTGKDMTTKFELMQHWDNNFEGKFCFKLTTATVGWEIDMTFSAPVQGIQQWDGDFVHGTSSGCSSKYAMVNKGSKGIHAAGESLCVRMMGKVCSGGAPTGTAILKDLSDDHQTLPRIPHVSGAEHTKYNYAEVLMKSILFYEAQRSGKLPANNRIPWRGDSALGDKGQNGEDLTGGWYDAGDNVKFNFPMAWSTTVLTWSLLMWKDAYVKSGQLDVMYQSIKWPLDYFIKCHTKPNELYVQVGDGGVDHGSWTSPERMTGKRPSFKIDASNPGSDIAMETAAAMAAGSIAFKEKGDTAYANTLLTHAKQLFEFGKAHPGRYSDSVNAAAAYYKSQDDEDEFSWGGMWLYKATGDKKYLAFAEQHFVNKTSWGFSWDEKIGGANLLMYIETKKDIYKKTIVGTFQDWFPGGSVPYSPKCLAFRLQWGALRYAANTALLALVAADAGIDPVNNRKWAMSQINYALGDAGRSFVIGFGTNPPRRPHHRAASCPMLPAPCGWDEQQMKVADPHTLYGAMVGGPGQNDGYSDDRTDYVKNEVACDYNAGFQSAVAGLLHLAIGKQLPSTYKDICP